A single window of Nicotiana tomentosiformis chromosome 1, ASM39032v3, whole genome shotgun sequence DNA harbors:
- the LOC138910708 gene encoding uncharacterized protein, with protein MPRDKRFQYSEGFSGAMIGGTAIQGSSSGYLGHQGQTLGQQSTIPRGCFECGDPGNMKRFCPRLRGKAVQQGHQPMITAPATAPAVRSPRGRGQVGRGHLRGGGQSGGALARFYAFPARPDAVASDVGIIGLPRESFGALVYVSMLVGDFVVVDRIYRSYIVTFCGCETKADLLLLDMTDSEVILGIDWLSPYYVVLDCHAKTVTLAMPELPRLKWKGSSVSAPSRVISFLKARHMVEKGCLAYLAYVRDTTTETSVIDSVHVAWEFSDVFPADLPSMPPNRDINFCIDLALGTQPIAIPPYRMDSKK; from the exons ATGCCAAGGGACAAGCGGTTTCAATATTCTGAAGGGTTCAGTGGTGCTATGATTGGGGGCacag ctattcagggttcctctagtgggtatttaggacatcagggtcagactttaggtcagcagtccaccattccgaggggttgttttgagtgcggggatcctggcAACATGAAGAGATTTTGCCCCAGACTCCGGGGCAAGGCTGTAcagcagggtcatcagcctatgattacagcaccagctaccgcaccAGCCGTCCGGTCGCCCAGAGGCAGAGGGCAGGTTGGTAGGGGCCatcttagaggtggaggccagtcaggtggcgctctagctaggttctatgcctttccagccagaccagatgcagtagcctcagatgtCGGGATCATAG GTCTTCCTCGCGAATCCTTCGgtgctcttgtttatgtgtccatgctagtgggcgattttgttgttgtggatcggatctatcggtcctatATCGTGACTTTCTGTGGTTGTGAGACTAAagcagatcttctgttgcttgatatgaccgactctgaggtcatcctaggcattgactggttgtctccatattatgttgtccttgattgccatgccaagactgttaccttggcgatgccagagttgcctagattaaaGTGGAAGGGCTCGTCCGTTAGTGcacctagtcgggttatctcttttctaaaggctcggcacatggtcgagaagggttgtttggcttatctagcttatgttcgggatactactacagaaaCTTCAGTGATTGATTCAGTGCACGTGGCatgggagttctctgatgtgtttcctgctgatcttccaagcatgccaccaaatcgtgatatcaatttctgtattgatttggctctaggtacccagcctatcgctattccaccgtaccgcatggaTTCGAAAAAGtag